A segment of the Doryrhamphus excisus isolate RoL2022-K1 chromosome 7, RoL_Dexc_1.0, whole genome shotgun sequence genome:
CGTCGATGAGAAGTCAAACTAACCCAAGGAAAAAATCCCCCGCTTGGAATCATTTCTGCATATCACCAAGAGATAACACCAAAGCAATCTGTTTGTATTGTATGAAAGAGTTCAGTCGGGGCAAGAACGAGAAAGACCTTAGTACAAGTTGTTTGATGAGGCACGTGCGAAGGGCTCACCCTATCATGCTCTGCCAAGATGGCGCTGACACATCAGCACATAATCTTAGTACTTTAGCATCCTCCGTCTCCCCGTCGCCAAACTCGCCTAAAAACGGTGACATAAACAATGTCATGTATTCTGGGTCAAAGAACACTTCAACGTCCACATCGTCTGCTGAAAATTCCGACCTTTCGTCCCAGGATGTGTTATCCAAAGTTGAAACAAAACCCGAACCTGTTAGCAACACGCTCGCCCCCTCCCATTCCAGTGAAAACAACCTTGAAGAGATGCCTCCTGACGGAGGCACCGAGCCCCTTCCCGGCCATACAAAAGGCTCTAGCTCCCGTCGGAGATCGGCCGTATGGAAACATTTCTACCTTTCACCCGTGGACAGTTCCAAAGCGGTATGCATCCACTGCATGAATGAATTCAGCAGAGGCAAAAATGGGAAAGATCTTGGCACAAGCTGTCTAATACGTCACATGTGGAGAGCTCACAAAGAGGTCGTCATTGAGGAAAATGGACTGGGCAATCTCATTCCCCCGCCCTACTCAAATCCCCCATCACTCTTGTCCCGCACTCCATTACATGACCCACTGGATATCAAAAAGGAATCGCCACTTCCGTCTTCACCCGAAACCATATCAGATGAAGTACCACAAGCTATGATGGAAAGCATGGATATAAAAGAGGAATCCAATGAAGACATGCAACTGTCGGAACAAGAGTCCTCTCTCACGCTGCCCTTCAGCGCTCACGGGGAGGATACACCGTCAACCTCCTCACCGTGTGATATCTCTGAAGCTCCCAACCTCAACCAGAATCATGTTATTTTCCAGCAGaacaagaaaataatgaaaCGGGTGAAATCAGAGGTCTGGCAACATTTCGTTGTATCACCTATTGACCAGTTAAAAGCACTGTGCCGTTACTGTACATGCGTCATCAGTCGGGGGAAACGCGGGGACTTTGGCACAAGCTGTCTAATGAGGCACCTCATGAGGCGGCACCCAGACGTCCTCCAAAGCCAAAAAACCACAGACGACAAGGAGCCCTCCCCCCAGCCCCATGTTGACATGACGCCAGACGCAGTTTCAACCAAAGAAACTAAAAGCCACAGCAGTGAGAAAAAGCCACAAACAGTTTTCAGTAAGAAGACGTCCAAACTGTGGAACCATTTCTCAATTTCGCCCACTGACCCCACCAAGGTGATTTGTTTGCACTGTAGCCGCACTATAAGCCGAGGCAAAAAGACTACAAACCTCGGCACCAGCTGCCTATTCAGGCACATGCAGAGGTTTCACGAACATTTTCTTGAAAGCAACAATACTATCTCAGGTGACGTGCCGTCTGCTGAAATCCGGGTCAAACGGGAACGCGTGGATATGCCAGTTAACCATACGGAGCAGAACCACGAGAGGTTTGATGAACACCACCCAGTTGCCAAAAAAATAACCAAACTCATTGCTGAAATGCTTGCGCTGGATCTTCAGCCATCATCGATGGTGGAGAATGCTGGACTGAACAGATTGCTCGAGTACCTCCAGCCTCAGTATTGTCTACCGCCCTCTTCTTACTTTACCAGCACCGCCATACCAGATATGTACGAGAAGGTCAAAGACATTGTGCTGACACACCTAAAAGAGGCTGAAGGTGGAGTCGTCCACTTCACGACAAGTATTTGGGTCAGTAGCCAGACAAGGGAGTACTTGACCCTCACTGCGCATTGGGCCACATACGAGTCCAGTGTCAGACCCCAGGGCCAGGATTTCCACTGTTCAGCTCTGCTAAGTGTGTCCCAAATAGACTGTGATCAGGATATGCACGACATCCCAAAGCAGCTGGAGTATCTGTGGGATTCTTGGATCACCTCATCGGGGCTGAAGAGGGGTTTCACTGTGACCGACAATGCCAGCATAAGAAACAATCTGGAGGACCACGGCCTCGTCGCCGTGCAGTGTTTTGGCCACACCATTGACCTCATCGTTAGCGAAGCCATAAAGAGCCAGAGAATGGTTCAGAACCTTCTGAGTATCGCAAGAAAGATATGTGAGCGCGTGCACCGCTCTGCCAAGGCGAAGGAGAAGCTGGCCGAGCTCCAAAGGGACCACCACTTACCGGAAAACCAACTCATTCAGGACATCCCTTCCAAATGGAGAACCTCCTTTTTAATGCTGGAGCGGCTGATGGAGCAAAAGAAAGCCATTGACGAGATGTCAATCGAGTGCAATTTCAGGGAAATCATCAGCTGTGACCAGTGGGAGGTGATACAGTCCCTCTGCAATGCACTGAAACCCTTCGAGGTGGCCTACCACGAGATCAGCAACCGCACTGCCACTCTGGGACAAGTGATACCACTCATTCATATCCTAAATAGAAAGATAGACCTGCTGTTTGATGAGACCGTGGGCATAGACACCATGCTCAAATCTCTGAAAGAAGCCATGGTGAGCAGGATGTCGGCCACCCTGCACGATCCACGCTTCACCTGGGCGACCATGCTGGACCCCCGTTACAAGACTTCATTGTTCACAGAGGAAGAGGCAGAGCGATGTAAGCAAGACCTGATCCAGGAGTTAGACTTGTTCTCTTCTACCTCATCTGAAAAGTCTTCACTGCCCAACCGCTGCAAGGAAGCCCTCGTGTCTGACGGCAACGCCATTTCCGACAAGGACAACATCTGGTCCCTGATGGCTGACTTGAGACAAAAGGTAAAACACGAGGAAAAGTCAAAGTCCTCCGAATTGGCAGTGCTGGAGTACCTTGAGGAGGACATACTGGATCAAAGCTGTGACCCGCTTGACTACTGGAACCTTAAGAAGTTCCTGTGGCCCGAGCTTGCCAAAGTAGCCGCCCGTTACGTGGGCTGCCCTCCCAGCATCGtcccagcagaggcgctgttcagCACGGCAAGCGTCAACTGCGCCCTTAACCGCCCCAGGCCTTTACTGGAAAACATGGAGGGGCTGATCTTCCTCAAGGTCAACCTCCCTCTGATTTACTTTCAATACTGATGACACATTAACTTGAAAGCCCTTTAATAATAAGGACCAAGTGACATAGCTGTGAAATGGGGGTTTCTATATTGTGTGATGTACAGAATCATTGTATACACTGATTTCTTACAATGCTGCAacaggggttggggggggggggtaattttaTTGTGTGTACTACTGTTTGAACACTTTGAAGATCATGAACTGTCTCAGTAAGAAGTGTATCAGGGAGGGAGGGGTTTTCTTGCTCTTGTGTGTTTGCATAATTATTCATGTGTGTTTTCTCTGGACTCTCTTGTGCCTTATCCAAATCTACTTCAGGTCAAAAATgctgtaaatattttttgttcaaatcTGCGCAATCCATTTCAGGTTGCTCTTGAATATATTACTGATGCAGTTTTCTTTGTGAAAACATGGCCCAAAAATAAATGCTGTGACTGAAAGATGTTTTaaattaatgttatttaattttcattgtGAAATTTGTGGCTCATGGTACTGTCATTTAGagctagactttttttttcttaaacttgcTGAAGTGTTTTTAATAAGACTTAAGATATTGCTGTATTTTCGGATTAAGACATTTGGAATTTACAATGTGTCTCTTAAGCACAATTTAGGTGTATGTTCAGGGGATTAATTTATGGGTTTgagtaaaaatgtattgtacatttttatatggAACCTAATTTGATAAATGATTTAGCATTGAAACTGGAACcagtttgtaaataaagtttttgcTTTACGCTAGATACACAAGATGTCTTGTTATATTTTAAATGAAGTTCGCTTATTCCTGCTTTATTTGTATGTAAAATAAGAATGTGCAACTCTCCCAACAGACTTTTATTTCGCATATTACTGCAGGTAATTAGCtcaaacaaaaaattaataactaGGACTGTAAACTGATTCAAATATCTAATCAAAATTGTGAAATAGTCCCATTTGTAATGTAGTTTATGAACAGTAAATACAGCTTAAACTGAAAATATATATCTGAAAAACCGTTTAACACCAGTCTCTCGACACTTAAATCGCACTTTTGTACAaggttgtgttcaaagacacgTCACTGAAATTCACATTTTGAGTGCACGTGATTTACAAGCACACATACTTGAATGTAGCAAATTGTGATAAAAATATCCACATAGTTTTTTCTCTATTTAGACCACACAATCACTCATAATAAAGATGTGATGTTCAGATTCGGAGTGTTCCTGAATGCACCTTGCATGGTTGATTGACAGTCTCCTTAAATGTGTGCATAACTTAACTTACCTACAGGGCTTGCAGGCATACGCACAGTCCTGAACAACTGTCTTGATGTCCGACCGGATTCATCCGGACGGAAAGTCCATACATACTGGGAAAAGAatattgaattttattgaaaagGTCTTACCATCACTAGAAGTCTGCATCCAACTAGCATGGGCATCCATGGTGCCTCCACGAAGGGATGGTCCTGTCATCCTCCAACTTTGATCTCCTCTGCCAGTCGTAGCTGTGGTTCTCGTGCTGCTGCTCACATAGCCTAGTAAAATCCAGGCTGGTATCGGCGATACTTGGTGCCAATACACCAAATGTGTCTGGTCAATTTTAAAGCTTAGTGTATTTcaaataataaagaatacaGGGCATCAGAgttgtttattttaaactcaaGTGAAACATAAACCAGCGGGACAATTTGACAATATAACAAGCTAATATGAAGcaacaaaaaagtacaaaatatgtgaaaatggtgttttaaacaatacaaaatgaagCAATAtagaaatgaaaattaattcacAGTTCCCGCATGACATGTCAACAATCAGCCATCATTTCAACTGACTGACTATTGTATCGCTTACACATGATGCACAAAAAGCAGTTCCCACTAACCGCATATCATTTAGTCAAGATCTCAATAATTCCATTCCACTGTGTCCCTTCGTTTATcttggttcattggttccagacccgaccgtgataattggaggattcaatgttaataaatggaattttttcatagttttcatAGTTACGCcattaaaaacctgtttatgattttcaaaatacagggtttatcattattagagccctgtggacatgaaataacattgcCGAGACTTAGATGGCCACCGCTAGCATGGCAAACTAGCAACCTATAGTTGAAGTGTTTGAAAAGGAGTGGAAAACACACGAATTGTACCCAATTTCTTAGCTGGAGGTACTTTAATTGTTCTACATCCTTGaggttgaatttatttttaaggtctttaaatgacaaaatattactTGAGGTTATAATGAATGTCACTATCCTCCCAAGGCTTCTAAATTAATATCTTATTTCATACTTTAAATGATGGATTATTCCAAATTTGGATGGGTAAAGAGTCCCTATTTCTTGTAATTTCTTGTCTCTTTGTGATTTTTCCACACACTTCAGGTACTACTGACaacaaaatgatgtttttttccctcgAAAAGACAGCGGCCAGTAAACTAGCCGGTTGTAATTGgtagtcttattattattattattacacattctTATAAAACATTTGAGCTGCAATCTGATAGAGTCCCATGTTAGGGAGATTTAAATCTCCATCTTTTTTATACAGCCAAACATCTTACCTACTGTCGTTCAACtacttattttcttttctgtCTCTCCCTCCATCATATGATAACAATTCAACGCAAAACACCTCCAACCAGCGCCTGGGGAAAACTCATCACTGGCATGCCTCAAGACATTGATCATATATGTTATGGATCACATCCTTTACACATGCATAAAGTgatgtaaaatgttttaaaacgcGGACCGTGAATAGCCCCCCAATGCACTGCATGTATTGCTTACCCGCTCTTTGCACCTCTGCATAGATGCTAAAGAACACCTGTCGTCAAACGGTAATGCATCATGGTCTAGTCTttaaaataagcattttaaGCTGACACCTCTGACCTGTTGAACGCCATACTCTGCATCAGCACGCTTTTTCTCTCCAGTCTAACACTGACAGGAGGGAAACTAAACAAATTGAGGGCGATATTGCTGTAGCCTTCGATAAATGTCAGAGGTTTGTGAGTGTCCTGGAGTAGAAGAATCTTTGTGGCGTTTACCTCCATCAGCAGGTGTGAGAACATTTTCATTTCAGGACTTGAGGGGCTCAAATCTTCTCGTTTGTCATATCTGCAAAGAACCCGAAGGAAGGGTGGGGAGTTATGACAAAACAAGTACAGCAAATATGGTCAAATATGCAAAATAGGCAGACCTCCAGTGTGGATGCTGCTCCATGAAGCGAGATACTCCAGTTTCAGCAGCGTAGGTGTCAACATGAACAAAGACGTCTGAGAAGacaatgtactttttatttgttcacACAATAGTCAAAAATAGTCCACAGGTCATTCCTACCTGCTGTGGCAGGCAGCAGCCGGTGAAGCGCCTGCATTCCTCGGCCTCCCGGGTAATTGTGGTAGGAAACAGACAGACCTACACTGGTGTAGGAGACGTTCAACAACAGCTGACCCACCACGACAGCTGATCCAAGTTTATACATCCAGGATTTGTGGTAGTTGCACAAACTAAATTGCAAAGAAAATACGTTTACAATGTCTTttcttatatacagtatagtcatCTACAATCtggtatttttgtagttaagagcatataaaacctgtttgatATGCCTTTACCATTCTAAGAGccttgcagacatgaaataacatccctatagtcacctttacacttgtattatccaatatagtagaaaataAGCCGGCATGAAATAAGttagcgtacttcctggtggctacTGTCTCATCGATGTTACGCTCTACTGCCGCTGTTTGTGTTTAAGAAGTGACTCGTGATGCTAGATGAAGTACTTACAGCCAAACTGAAGTTTCTACATAAGAACTTACATAAAAGAGCATCCTCGGGCAGCCACCAGAGTGAACACAGGGAAGGTGTATATGATAAAGCGCAGCTCTTTATGCGGCAGCAGCGAGTACACGAGAATGAAGCCGACAGCGGGCAGCAACAGGGGCCTCATCCTCCGATCCCGCAGGCCCAGCGGGACAAACAGCAGCGTGCATCCAAGGGCGCGGGGTAAAACGGAGTAAAAATACCAGAGAAAGGGCGAGGTTTACTGAAAAGGGAGTCAAGGATGTTTAAGAGGGATTAGGAATTCAGACACAAATGCAACAGTGCATTGAAGTGTTTTAAAGGATATTCCCCAGTTGGAACTTTTGTTGAAAACGGTGTTGTACCAAAAAACCTGACCTTCAGGCCACAAAAGTTTCCTCCAAAAGAAGGTGTCGACGGCCACTGTTAGagctaaaaagaaaacacagaaaatacaACCAACCAATATACTACCAATATAAAGTATCCATGTATGGTCCCAACTTACCTAATGATAACAATCCAGCAGGAACAGCATGGTAGAGAAGCTCTAACAACCCAAGCTTCCTGCTCAGGAGTGACGATACCAACATGAGACCCATGAAGATGCAGAGCTCGGACCGGAACACAATGATGGCAAAAGCAGAGAGGCCGATGAAGCTGCCGTATTTGTGAGCCATCCAAGAGGTGAATGCTGTAAGAActtcaaaaacaaaattaacGGTGCATTTAgatataaaaagaaaacaaattctGCTTCATTGTAAAACAATTGGTTCTGcacagcggacaagtggttagcacacatgtgTGGTTTTGCCTCATGGCCTGGGGTGAAGATGCAGGTGGGTGTCCTATAATGTATCTTACCTATTGGTAATGCAAACACATTAGGGAGCGTCCTGGTGCTGTAGAACATTAGGTGAAACTGTGACGCGCATGTCAAGCAGAAAAGGATCGCCACCGTGGAGCCAAATTGCCTCCTCACCTCTCTCTGCATGTGCCATAGCGCACCGATGACGCAGACTCCCAAGGAGGCTCGGACTGAACACAACAAATTAGAAACCATATCAGATTTTTGGGGATTGAGTTATGACAACTCGGTGAGATTATGGTGATTTTACCAATGAGCTGGGTGTAGAATTTGGGTGCATCCAGCAGAGAAGCCAGGAAGACGACAGGGGAGCTGAGAGCGGAGACAAACAGGGGGCCAATGAAAGTTCGAGGCACCACACCAGGGAACTCATGATGGTCATACTGGAAGAGATAATGTACAGGCTAAGTGAAGCATCTTACAggcgatattcattcattacacAGTGTCTTACTCTTAAATACAGGTTTAGaattgttgaaaaacatggctaaaCTTAGTGTAAATTCACAATTGGTTAAATAACCACCTGTTCACCACAGATTTGTTAGAACGGGAACTCAAAAAGTTTGGGGATCACTGCTGTACAACACCTGCTGTTGCTTACCTTGTCAAAATCCAATTTGTGATATAAAAGATCATGGGCCGCCTGTAGGTTAAAGCTTTCTTCCACTTTTGTGAACGGACATATAAGTAAGTGTAAAAATGCCACAGATGTTAGTAAAAGCAGCAGCGAAACACCCAAAACACCAATTTTTTCAGCCATGACAGCTGACGAATACTTTCTACTTCCGGTATTGGCCGGATGTCTGTTCAAAAGGTTTtcgtttttatatttttcaaaagcaatttaaatacaacttttacttatataataatgaggataataatttatataaaaatatacatatttttttattttatttgatctttATGGATTTTCCTGGTGTGGAGGTAGCGATTTGTCCCGAGCGTGGCGGCAAGTGATTGGCTGTAAGTTTGATTGGCATATACAAAGAGCCAATTACCACACCACAAGTCGGCAGATGGGCTGAAGCGGAAAACTGGAAGCCGTGGTGGACAGTTTCCTCAGCCGGCATGTAAATACTGCTTTATATAAAAGCTAATTTCTTTATCATTGCCCACAGTGCCATTAAATGTATCCGGTATTGTTATATAAGTTCGTTGTAGGGTGGTTTGTATTGTGAGTCCCGATGAAACGGCGAGATGCTGTCCACCAATCCAGAACTGAAGCTCCTGTGGCTTTTGTCttgtgttgttctttttttacttttccaagTTATTTATGCAGAAAGGGATTTACAAAGCGCCTGCAGTACCTGCAACCAAATTACAACTAACTTTAACAAGGTAAGAGACCAAGATTCTGCGCATATTTCAATGAACTAGCTAATGTGATGTTCAGTCGTAAAATAGCCCCCATAACTCTgaatattatgtgtattttagGGCTATGACAGAACTGCAAAGCAAAACTTTGGTGGGGGCAACACAGCGTGGGAGGAGAGGAAACTGTCCAAATATGAAACAAGGTGAGACGGTTAGGTCAGCCTGCCACAGGTCATCAAAGCTGGAACAACAGAGACATGTGCCTAATGCCAATATTGCATACACTCATTAAGTTAATTAGATGATAACTTTATATAAGGTGAAACATGCAAGCTTTTGCAATTGCTTTCAATgtaaagctgtttttttattgcatgtaGCGAGATCCGTCTGATGGAGATCATGGAGGATCTGTGTGACAGCAGCAGTTTTGAGTGCAACCGCATGTTGGAAGAACATGAGGAGCTTTTTGAAACATGGTGGTTCAAGAGGTCAGTGCCAGGTTGACCCAAAATGTTGCCTGattgaaatatttgtcaatatatatatttttattctacaAATTGTGGTTGTGCtgcaggaaaacaaaacacCCTGATCTTCATAAATGGTTCTGCATTGAGACAATTAAAGTATGCTGTCCTAAAGGCACATTTGGACCTGACTGCAACGGTGAGAAAAACATTATTGTTGCTTTTCCATTAATACATGCCAAAAATGATATCTCCCTGTCACATTTTTTCACAAGCTGTGCTTATTGTGTTTTGGAATGAATTAGAAAATCCACATTGTGGCCATCAACTACTGcggatttgttgtttttaaataaaaaattacaatattgaCCCAAATAAGTTTGAGACTATAGTGGTCAGTTGCCAGTGGTCGGCAACCCATGGCTCCAGGGGGCACGTCAGCCTCCTTGCTGCCTTCACTGCCAGTAACCCTGGCTTACCTCTGTGCTTGATATATGGCTAGAATACAGTACTGGTATTAACCAGGCACACGAGTACATGACTTGCTCACTTATGTCGTTCATGTTTAAGCTTGTGTGGGAGGCTCCGAGAAGCCTTGTCACGGCAACGGCATGTGTAACGGTGACGGAACCCGCGGAGGAACTGGAAAGTGCAGCTGCGACCTTGGCTATGAAGGAGATTTCTGCCTCGACTGCATGGACGGCTACTTCAACGAAGTGCGGAACGACTCCTTCTCGTTATGCACAGGTACAACAATATCTACTGCATTTTTTATAGTCACGTTCTGGAtgataaatgtgttattttgttgtaGGATGCCATGCTTCCTGCAAGACGTGCAGTGGGGCGACCAATCAGGACTGTGACGAGTGCAAGGAGGGCTGGGAAGAGGATGACCAGGAAGCGTGTGTTGGTATTGAAATATAATGTGCCTTCAAAGTAATAAACCAACACTATTATTACATgatcaaatacatttaaatatgttccagatATAAACGAGTGCTCCAAGGACTCATCTCCTTGTAAAGAACACCAATACTGTCTCAACACCGAAGGCTCCTACTCCTGCAAAGGTAAACGCATGCCTCATtagaaacaatgaaaatgatggGACACatgtttatttgtctttttgcttttttcagCCTGTGATAAATCGTGCACGGGATGCACTGATGTTGGTGCTGACAAGTGCCAAGCATGTGCCAGCGGCTACCAGGACAATGAGGGCACCTGCACAGGTTGGGCGTGTTTAAACAAGCTAGAAAACATTCAGCAAAACACTGGTTTACTATATGCTAAATTGtacagttaaataaaaaaaaaagattttactttaaaatttcaaaatactACCGATATTAAAATGCAAAATCTGTATTAAACATATTCAATTCCTAAAGCGGCCGAGTGGTtcgcatgcaggccacacagctaggagacccaagttcaattccaccctcggccatctctgtgtggagtttgcatgttctccctgtgcatgcgtgggttttctccgggtactacggtttcctcccacattccaaaaacatgctaggttaattggcgactccaaattgtccacaggtatgaatgtgagtgtgaatggttgtttgtctatatgtgccctgtgattggctggccaccagtccagggtgggataggctccagcaaccctcgtgaatgaatgaatgaattcctaaAGATGGGAGCAAGAAAATCAAAATAGTTCATAGTTTGTCCACATGAGGGGGCTCGTCATCCATTGTCACTTCAAACCAAAGTAGTAAACAATTCCCTGGCCAAAATATAAtctcaaatataatataatcaaagCAATGAAAAATCTGTTGTACCATATGCATATatgataaaagaaaatattaaatttgtgCTTCTTGGTATTGTTTTTCCACTAGATATTGATGAATGTTCCCAGCCGGAGTCACCATGCACCAAGGAGCACCAGCTGTGTGTCAACAATAAAGGCAGCTACGAGTGTGTTTGCTCCCCTGGTTACGAGGACCAAGATGGAGAGTGTGTACAAAAGCAGCTGCAAGGTGAGCGTCACTGCTATTTAAAAGCTGTTTACGTAATTACGTCTGAACATTTATATCTTTCTCAtcagacaaagaagaagaagaagaggagacaGCAGAAAGTTCTCACACGGAGCTCTGATGGTGTGAAAAGCAGTACCAGTCAGACAGAACATTTGGGATATTCAACActgctcattaaaaaaaaaaaaaaaagaaagaaagaaaagcactTAAGCCAGAATCCAATATGAATTCCTGC
Coding sequences within it:
- the zbed4 gene encoding zinc finger BED domain-containing protein 4, with the translated sequence MDGEEDVSHTGEDVLSSIDKKREAKGTCLKIEGQDGYVFKSYSMNPRETVDAKSSCSSITLDKDLPHAIRASQGDTEKDPASPSHSNKWLGVSTDENTESENYETGNEHIKEESRDTNDLEDETQDFEKFEFGNSFGPFLTRDGDDYNNILSGYTSTLYDVAMDAVTQSLLASMRSQTNPRKKSPAWNHFCISPRDNTKAICLYCMKEFSRGKNEKDLSTSCLMRHVRRAHPIMLCQDGADTSAHNLSTLASSVSPSPNSPKNGDINNVMYSGSKNTSTSTSSAENSDLSSQDVLSKVETKPEPVSNTLAPSHSSENNLEEMPPDGGTEPLPGHTKGSSSRRRSAVWKHFYLSPVDSSKAVCIHCMNEFSRGKNGKDLGTSCLIRHMWRAHKEVVIEENGLGNLIPPPYSNPPSLLSRTPLHDPLDIKKESPLPSSPETISDEVPQAMMESMDIKEESNEDMQLSEQESSLTLPFSAHGEDTPSTSSPCDISEAPNLNQNHVIFQQNKKIMKRVKSEVWQHFVVSPIDQLKALCRYCTCVISRGKRGDFGTSCLMRHLMRRHPDVLQSQKTTDDKEPSPQPHVDMTPDAVSTKETKSHSSEKKPQTVFSKKTSKLWNHFSISPTDPTKVICLHCSRTISRGKKTTNLGTSCLFRHMQRFHEHFLESNNTISGDVPSAEIRVKRERVDMPVNHTEQNHERFDEHHPVAKKITKLIAEMLALDLQPSSMVENAGLNRLLEYLQPQYCLPPSSYFTSTAIPDMYEKVKDIVLTHLKEAEGGVVHFTTSIWVSSQTREYLTLTAHWATYESSVRPQGQDFHCSALLSVSQIDCDQDMHDIPKQLEYLWDSWITSSGLKRGFTVTDNASIRNNLEDHGLVAVQCFGHTIDLIVSEAIKSQRMVQNLLSIARKICERVHRSAKAKEKLAELQRDHHLPENQLIQDIPSKWRTSFLMLERLMEQKKAIDEMSIECNFREIISCDQWEVIQSLCNALKPFEVAYHEISNRTATLGQVIPLIHILNRKIDLLFDETVGIDTMLKSLKEAMVSRMSATLHDPRFTWATMLDPRYKTSLFTEEEAERCKQDLIQELDLFSSTSSEKSSLPNRCKEALVSDGNAISDKDNIWSLMADLRQKVKHEEKSKSSELAVLEYLEEDILDQSCDPLDYWNLKKFLWPELAKVAARYVGCPPSIVPAEALFSTASVNCALNRPRPLLENMEGLIFLKVNLPLIYFQY